In Cicer arietinum cultivar CDC Frontier isolate Library 1 chromosome 7, Cicar.CDCFrontier_v2.0, whole genome shotgun sequence, a single window of DNA contains:
- the LOC101498116 gene encoding pentatricopeptide repeat-containing protein At3g16610-like, translating into MRNLNSVLQACSTSKNLNQAKQLHQRLILFNASNPNPFFTTKLIQIYSDCNDIRSATFLLHQLSHPNIFSFTSILSFHSRHSLHSQCIQTYAQLRRLNGLVPDGYVFPKVFKACALSASFHVGVVVHKDVIVFGWNPNLRVCNSVLDMYSKCGDVGSAVKVFDEMRKRDVFSWNSMMSCYVCNGLSDRVLGMLEFMGMDGCEPDVVTWNTVMDAYCKMGLVDEALRVFEQIKDPNVISWTILISGYSGVGKHVVALEIFRDMVNVGMIIPDVDALSGILVSCKFLGNLTSGREIHGYGLKNGFRNDVFYKSAGAALLTLYARCNRLHDAEKVFRVMDDSDVVTWNAMILGYIDTGLGRLAFECFREMQGRGVRIDQTTISTILPVCDLRCGKQIHAYVRKSNFDCAVGVYNALIHMYSICGCISYAYSLFSTMVKKDLISWNTIIGGFGMHGLGQTAVKLLQEMSDSGISPNSVTFSSALSACSHSGLVDDGIELFYRMTKDFGLNPVMEHFSCVIDMLARAGRLEDAFRFINQMPLEPDKYIWGALLAACQEHQNVSVGQLAVEKLIDLEPREAGHYVTLSNLYSRAGRWDDAAKVRTMMEGQGLLKPSGHSWVGTRS; encoded by the coding sequence ATGAGAAATCTCAACTCTGTGCTCCAAGCTTGCTCCACTTCAAAAAATCTCAACCAAGCAAAACAACTTCACCAACGCCTCATACTTTTCAACGCCTCAAACCCCAACCCCTTCTTCACCACCAAACTCATCCAAATCTACTCTGATTGCAACGACATTCGCTCCGCCACCTTCCTTCTCCACCAACTCTCCCATCCAAACATCTTCTCCTTCACTTCCATTCTCTCCTTTCACTCCAGACACTCCCTCCATTCCCAATGCATCCAAACCTACGCTCAGTTGAGGAGGCTCAATGGCCTTGTCCCAGATGGTTACGTGTTCCCCAAGGTATTTAAAGCTTGCGCTCTATCTGCGTCATTTCACGTGGGTGTTGTTGTTCATAAGGATGTTATTGTTTTTGGGTGGAACCCCAATCTGCGCGTTTGTAATTCTGTGTTGGATATGTATTCTAAATGTGGGGATGTTGGAAGTGCAGtgaaggtgtttgatgaaatgcgTAAAAGAGATGTTTTTTCGTGGAATTCGATGATGTCGTGTTATGTGTGTAATGGGCTATCTGACAGGGTTTTGGGGATGTTGGAGTTTATGGGAATGGATGGGTGTGAGCCGGATGTTGTCACGTGGAACACTGTCATGGATGCTTATTGTAAGATGGGACTAGTTGATGAGGCTTTAAGGGTCTTTGAACAAATTAAGGATCCTAATGTTATTTCTTGGACAATTTTAATATCTGGTTATTCTGGTGTTGGGAAGCATGTCGTTGCTTTGGAAATATTTAGGGACATGGTGAATGTTGGGATGATTATCCCTGATGTTGATGCTCTTTCGGGTATCCTTGTATCATGTAAGTTTTTGGGGAATTTGACAAGTGGGAGGGAAATCCATGGTTATGGTCTTAAAAACGGGTTTAGGAATGATGTGTTTTATAAGTCTGCTGGTGCTGCGTTGTTGACGTTGTATGCTCGGTGTAATAGACTTCATGATGCTGAAAAAGTGTTCCGTGTAATGGATGATTCTGATGTTGTTACGTGGAATGCCATGATTTTGGGTTATATTGACACGGGCTTGGGACGTTTGGCTTTTGAATGTTTTAGAGAAATGCAGGGAAGAGGTGTGAGGATTGACCAGACGACTATATCTACTATATTGCCTGTTTGTGATTTGAGATGTGGAAAACAGATACATGCGTATGTTAGGAAAAGCAATTTTGATTGTGCGGTTGGAGTTTATAATGCACTGATTCATATGTACTCGATCTGTGGATGCATTTCATATGCATATTCTTTGTTTTCCACCATGGTTAAGAAAGATTTGATTTCATGGAACACGATTATTGGAGGATTTGGAATGCACGGACTTGGCCAAACTGCTGTGAAGCTTTTGCAGGAAATGAGTGATTCGGGAATTAGCCCCAATTCAGTGACGTTTTCTTCGGCACTTTCTGCTTGCAGTCATTCAGGACTTGTGGATGATGGAATTGAACTTTTCTACAGAATGACAAAGGATTTTGGCTTGAACCCGGTAATGGAACATTTTTCTTGTGTTATTGACATGCTGGCTCGTGCTGGTAGGCTCGAAGACGCATTTCGTTTCATTAACCAAATGCCTCTGGAACCAGATAAGTATATTTGGGGAGCTTTACTTGCAGCATGCCAAGAGCACCAAAATGTTAGTGTTGGCCAGCTGGCTGTGGAAAAATTGATAGATTTGGAACCTCGCGAAGCTGGTCATTACGTGACACTGTCAAATCTTTACTCAAGAGCAGGAAGATGGGATGATGCTGCAAAGGTAAGGACAATGATGGAAGGTCAAGGATTGTTGAAGCCATCAGGACATAGTTGGGTTGGTACCAGAAGTTAA